Proteins from a genomic interval of Volucribacter amazonae:
- a CDS encoding type IV secretion system protein, with protein MKKLFKTTLIAAAIAITTNSALASGIPTVDAAGIATTIAENLKTLAQLKEQLDALHSQIEQAKRFAEDTKNRLEGNWKLSDIINNDQFLNSLPENARDILTDGMSLTGLRDKYGLKTPNSGLQKEFDSLMAYAERTERNYKNTIKRLNNLNQIKVLNDSAITPAQKADVANKLALLQLEFNQEQTALMQAEQQFKAQEEIQRNADIENFRQSIRQGRENFHSKFSK; from the coding sequence ATGAAAAAGTTATTTAAAACAACCTTAATCGCAGCAGCTATAGCAATAACAACTAATTCTGCATTAGCAAGCGGTATTCCAACCGTTGATGCCGCTGGTATTGCAACCACTATTGCAGAAAATTTAAAAACATTAGCTCAATTAAAAGAGCAATTAGACGCTTTACATTCACAAATTGAACAAGCTAAACGTTTTGCTGAAGATACTAAGAACCGCCTTGAGGGTAACTGGAAATTAAGCGATATTATTAATAACGACCAATTCTTAAATTCACTTCCTGAAAATGCAAGAGATATTTTAACTGATGGAATGAGCCTCACTGGATTACGTGATAAATACGGTTTAAAAACCCCAAATTCAGGCTTACAAAAAGAGTTTGATAGTTTAATGGCATACGCAGAAAGAACTGAACGTAATTATAAAAACACTATTAAACGTCTAAATAATTTAAATCAAATAAAGGTATTAAATGACTCTGCAATTACACCGGCCCAAAAGGCTGATGTTGCAAATAAATTGGCATTATTACAACTTGAATTTAATCAAGAACAAACCGCTTTAATGCAAGCAGAACAACAATTTAAAGCTCAAGAAGAAATTCAACGTAATGCCGATATAGAGAATTTTAGACAATCTATACGACAAGGTAGAGAAAACTTCCATAGTAAATTCAGTAAATAA
- a CDS encoding conjugal transfer protein TraE, translating into MQIDNLKNSKAIETLLPKYRANINDYVITLGGDKLLFTVELEGTSFTSVSDEELKTYFSSLDDFFLNLGKEYGGKLAIWTHIVKKRDELEQKYKFHSKFIQNFTDKYLSGFTNQNFFKTSYFITFVLKYNDLNDGLASCDSILAQANTLLNRYDGKLLSILDITDSVSICENNEFLSYLLNGTYQTITLNDSEVLDSVCNSDLFFNYDYFEIRNKESTISKYGTAYFLKSYPARTTLGMWDFLLELPYEFILSQSFIFTTAQKSIRAIEIQENKLSSSGDSATYQLEELEEARAYLSSGEIAFGDYQASILIFGETAKAAVDNGAKVISAFTDKGRGARWSRAAIESIYAFLSIMPDSKFRPLSSVRGSTSLVCGFSLHNYFSGKALGNPIGDGSAIMPLKTPTQGLYYLNTHYTPLKVNALGEFIAGHFLMLGATGTGKTTLEATIVAFLQRFNPQLFVMDYKRSTELYMRAYGATYFTFESGVDTGLNPFQLEEVASQDLLQFLYSWVISCSRDHNGLISDEDRMLIKEAVDAVMKLDIEERRFSMLLQVIPRSTPLYIRLRKWSHFEGGELAWIVDSPKNLFNPYDFDKIGFDTTTFLETQGHEGTEPLFSVLLYYKDLMKKSGRLLLSIVEEFYIPCSYPTTEQMIKRTLKTGRLTGEFLGLVSQSPADAIRSNIFEPIVEQTSTKIMLPNPDAEYKGSYERIGLSRKDFYLLKGLDKESRKFLVKQSGSSTLAHFDLSHCKEFLPIISGSTLGQQECEKIRSIYGDDPDIWIPLFLERMEEIKKEKAALKQNSQQNL; encoded by the coding sequence CGTTGAATTAGAGGGGACATCATTTACTTCCGTATCAGATGAAGAATTAAAAACATACTTTTCAAGTTTAGATGATTTTTTCCTAAATTTAGGAAAAGAATATGGCGGTAAACTTGCTATATGGACACATATAGTTAAAAAAAGAGATGAATTAGAACAAAAATATAAATTTCATTCTAAATTTATCCAAAATTTTACTGATAAATACTTATCAGGTTTTACAAATCAAAATTTCTTTAAAACAAGTTATTTCATTACTTTTGTTTTAAAATATAATGATCTTAATGACGGTTTAGCAAGCTGCGACAGTATTTTAGCTCAAGCTAATACTTTACTAAATCGCTATGACGGAAAATTACTATCAATTCTGGATATCACTGATTCTGTTAGTATTTGTGAAAATAACGAATTTTTGTCTTATCTATTAAATGGTACATATCAAACTATTACTCTAAATGATAGCGAAGTTTTAGACTCTGTTTGTAATAGCGATTTATTCTTCAACTATGACTATTTTGAAATAAGAAATAAAGAAAGCACTATATCAAAATATGGTACAGCATATTTTTTAAAAAGCTATCCAGCAAGAACAACTCTTGGAATGTGGGATTTTCTGTTAGAACTTCCCTATGAATTTATTTTATCCCAATCTTTTATTTTTACTACTGCACAAAAATCAATCCGTGCAATCGAAATTCAAGAAAATAAACTTTCTTCTTCTGGAGATAGTGCTACATATCAACTTGAAGAATTAGAAGAAGCTAGAGCTTATTTAAGCTCAGGTGAAATCGCATTTGGTGATTATCAGGCTTCAATCTTGATTTTTGGTGAAACAGCAAAAGCTGCTGTTGATAATGGAGCTAAAGTTATTTCCGCGTTTACAGATAAAGGTAGAGGAGCACGTTGGTCTAGAGCTGCTATTGAATCCATTTATGCTTTTTTAAGCATAATGCCAGATTCTAAATTTAGACCTTTATCAAGCGTAAGAGGAAGCACTAGTTTAGTATGTGGATTTTCATTACATAATTATTTTAGTGGTAAAGCATTAGGTAATCCTATCGGTGATGGTTCAGCAATTATGCCATTAAAGACCCCTACTCAAGGGTTATATTACCTTAATACTCACTACACACCTTTAAAAGTGAATGCGTTAGGTGAATTTATTGCCGGACATTTCCTAATGTTAGGAGCTACTGGTACAGGTAAAACAACCTTAGAAGCAACAATAGTCGCATTTTTACAACGTTTTAACCCTCAGTTATTTGTAATGGATTATAAACGATCTACGGAATTATATATGCGAGCTTATGGTGCGACATATTTTACTTTTGAAAGCGGAGTGGATACAGGTTTAAACCCATTTCAACTTGAAGAAGTCGCCAGTCAAGATTTACTACAATTCCTTTATTCTTGGGTAATTAGTTGTTCTAGAGATCATAATGGTTTAATTTCCGATGAAGATAGAATGTTAATTAAAGAAGCCGTGGACGCCGTGATGAAATTAGATATTGAAGAACGTCGTTTCAGTATGCTTTTACAGGTAATTCCTCGCTCTACGCCTCTTTATATTCGATTACGTAAATGGTCGCACTTCGAGGGCGGAGAATTAGCTTGGATTGTTGATAGCCCCAAAAATCTGTTTAACCCTTATGATTTTGACAAAATAGGATTTGATACAACAACTTTCTTAGAAACTCAAGGTCACGAGGGAACAGAACCTTTATTTTCAGTATTGCTTTACTACAAAGATCTAATGAAAAAATCTGGTCGTTTGCTTCTCTCCATTGTAGAAGAATTTTACATTCCTTGTAGCTATCCAACAACTGAACAAATGATTAAGCGTACATTAAAAACTGGACGCTTAACAGGTGAGTTTTTAGGGTTAGTATCACAATCACCTGCTGACGCAATTCGATCAAATATTTTTGAACCTATTGTAGAACAAACTTCAACAAAAATTATGTTACCTAATCCAGACGCTGAGTATAAAGGAAGTTATGAGCGAATAGGACTATCTCGCAAAGACTTTTATTTACTAAAAGGCTTAGACAAAGAAAGCCGTAAATTCTTAGTTAAACAAAGCGGTTCAAGCACGCTTGCCCATTTTGATCTTTCTCACTGCAAAGAATTCCTACCTATCATCTCAGGCTCAACGTTAGGACAACAGGAATGTGAAAAAATTCGATCTATTTACGGAGATGATCCTGATATTTGGATACCCTTATTCCTTGAAAGAATGGAAGAAATAAAAAAAGAAAAAGCAGCACTAAAACAAAATTCCCAACAAAACTTATAG